TTGGATTACCTTGGCCCAGCTTCAAGCGAAGGCATGAAGTAGGGGCAGGTTTTAGGCACCTAAGGACATGTTTGGTAATGTCTCTGTCTGTGTTACACTTCTAACTGTTTTTATTCTTTGGTAACCAACTTTTGAAAGTGTTTTGTTTACTCTTTCGACCCCCTTATGGAATACTCTCCCAAACCTTTATCATGATTTTgctgattttgtgttttttacATATGAGATAGATCATTAAATTTGACATGATATGCTCTTTTTTATTAAGGATAAAAGAACACCATCTGATTGTGTGGCATTTAAGTTCAGATATAGGAGCGCATAAAAGTACTACCTTATCCttccccatgaaataaaaaattatatctaGGTTTAATGCTCTTGCATGTGCTATCATTGGCCCTTGTGTTGGTGCAGGCGCTACACAATTAAACAATGATCTCTATAATTAGTCAAAGAAAACACAGTGACATCAAACCCAAGAAtccatgttaatttttgatgaAATGTTGTGGCGGAGACTGTCATCCAATCTAAAACCATTGCCTAACtgaaacttttattttattttgggataGAAATTGCCTAACTGAAACTTGAAATAGTGAGAAGTAGACGAAGATGTAGCTTTTCTCTAAGTTTTGACATAaagtagaagaaagagaaagagaaagtaaaTGATAAAATCTTAGACCGTATTCTTCGGGAAACAATACATTTGCTTGAAATTGAGGTAAAACTCTATCTCTCTGAGTCATGAAAAGTCAAATAAGGAGTCAGATAGGAACTTCAAGTTTTCAACGTTTGGGGGAATACCATAAAAAGGAATTAGTTGGGATAGTTAGTTGTAGCCCTTTTTTCGGGTGGATCTGGGCCTGAGATTTTCATAGTAGGCCCACCATATGTATGAATTTCATGTAGGGAACCATCAAACCTAAAATCTTCAACTTAGAAAACAATTAGACAAAACCAACTAAAAATTTAAACTAAatttatcccaaaaaataaaaaataaaaaaaatcccttttaaCAAATGCATACATAGAATGGTCAGTAGGTCCAGAAACCAGCGCAGGCCGAACAGTGGCTTGGGACAAAATTAGGCCCGTTGTTTGTGCCAGGGCAAGCCGGATTGGGCCCAGGCTTGGCAGGGAAGTCATGAACTAAGAAAGCGAAGGTCTGTAATTTGGACATTGAAGAATAATTTATGTCAATAATATCAGCCACAATAAGAGGAGTAATTGAGGGATGGAAACCAGAGATATCTAATAAATGATTTTAGTTAATAAGCACAAGCCATGGCCTATCCAATGGAAACCAaccgcaacccactctttctcTTTGGGAGTTGGACTGAGGGTTGATGAGATGAGTGGGTTGGTAACTTTGGTATGGACTTTGGGCCATTTGGGGAGGCAAccctttccttttacttttaatttttaagtgtGCCCATCAACCACAACTAGGAGAGAATTAAAGTATACTAATAATAGAAATTCAAACTAGAGGTTGAAAGCAAAATGAGACTCCCCTATGGCCTATCTGCTGGATAGCCTACTTTAAGGAATTGTGTGAGATCTACGTGGCACCTATTCAGTCAAATTTCTATTGACTTTCCACTATCCATATCGTGCTCTGATCTGGTATCGGTATTGATGTCGGCTGAAACCAAAGTCCCAATCCTCTCTTATCCTCTCTTCTACTCTCATACACACAGCCACCGCCGACAAATGACGCTCTGTTCAATGGAAATATTACACTGCATCTGCTGTGGAACGGAAAGTTTACACCGACACAATGCACtttcatcatcaatttcatctTGTCTACTGCATCCATTCACCTTCTGTCCGTCCCCCTCATGGAGAAAGATGACAAAGAAGTACAAAAGGGGTTTCACTAGTCTCATCTTAAGCACCTTCAACAAAAATCTCTTTCTAGACAAATCTCTAAATGTTGTGACTAGATAcacaatcacaatcatataATTTATCAAGTTTATCAAATATAGAGATATAGTactagctttgataccactgaTACGAAtttataaaaattcaattttataaacaatttacaagaagaagaaatccaagaaCTTATCATCCACTCACATTAAGTTTTTCATATGTGGGATAAATATGATCGTAACAAAACCATTGATTTtcactaaaaaattaaaacaaaaaaaaaataaaatcattgacAAATTTGTTTGATATGATCGATTCATGCCGATATAATATCAGTATCTTATCGATTTTGAACATGACCGATCCAATTtttgcactaaaaccatgcttaaATGTGAGGCCGTTCTGGAAACCGGAAAGATGTGTATTAGGTACCAATGCAGGTTCGAACCCAAAGGGTTAATTTTAAGGATTTTGATTTATCCATAGATGAGAAAGTAATTAGGCTaaccaaaaaagacaaaaacccTGAACTTTACATTGTCGTCTtcctcaaaaaataaaacaataaccCAAACCCAACAGCTGTTCTCGACTATTAAAGTGTTCATCTGTCATAGATTCCCCAACTCCTCAAATCTGAACGGTCAACACTACTAAGCCTGAAACTCCATTAAGGCCACAGTGTAACCATTAGCCACCGACACCACACTTACATTTATGGACATTAAACCATTAAATTATTTCCTAATCCATTTGTATCTGCAAATATTTTATCTTAAGTGCATTCTGAGTCTTTACTCTTATTAAAGAGTGATTAATTACCTACGCTTTTGAAACACGAAACAGTGAATCGATATGCCTTATGCGTAGCCTGCTTAATCTGGAATTCTGGAAACAATCATCCAACTTGTCTCCCCGTTCTGAACGTTAAGGTCCAGAGAACAAGCTTCCTCGGTAATGAAAAACATAACTATGGAAGGTTCTTAATTCCACAGAATCGATCAAACAAGCCCTTTTGGTATTGGAATTTGATTGAATCAGTcaatatttattgatttttgcTAAGAAATTTCatacataaaataaagaaagtaaTATACTAATAAAAGATTTAAATTGGGATAAAAAGAGAATTTCTCGCTTGTTTATTATTCCTAGTTCCTCCGGGACTGCTGGCCTTTGGCTGATGCTTGAACCCCGAGAAAACGAAGTTGAAATTTCCCCTTTCCATTTctcagaaaacaaaataaaaaagaaatctttctcagcttttctttccttcctcaCCACCGTCGTGTAGGTAagccttcttcctcctctcggCGTTGGAAAATAAACAGATCACGAGAAAACAAACAGCATAGATTCCGTGAACTTTCCAGTTGGTCTTGGGCGGTTGATGCAGCACCGCCCTGTGAAATACCGTCGCGTAGTAATGCAAGCCCACTGCTAGACCCACCATTGTCTGGCCCAGGCCCAGCAACTTCATGCCCAATCCATTCTCTGTCGAGAACACTAACACTAGGTAcatcaacagcagcagcagataCAATACGTACCCAAGCGTCTGCATCACCTGCAAGCACACATAGCTCGACTGCGAGGTCGCGTAGAAGAACTTCAATGGCTCCAACCCCGTCACCAGAGAAGATAGTGATAGAATCGTGAAGTAGATCGATAAGTAGACTTGAATGAAGATCAGTAACTTCTGGAGAGAGAAATAAGCTTTGATTCGATTGAAGATAAGTGAAACGAGGAGGAGAGGGACTATAATGAAGATACAGGACAGTATGGAAGCAATTGTGGGTGCGTATTTGTTGCCCACCAAAGGTTTAAACCCTTGTGTGATTTCCTTGTTTGCTTTGGCGAGATAAGCTCTGGAATTTGTTGAGATCCTCTGCAGATCTGGTATCAATTGCTGATGGAATTTTGAGGGAAGGTCTCTGAATTCTGAGACTAAATCTTCGTCCTCGTCTTGATCCATCCAATAGGGCCTCGTTGGTTTCTGGCTCTTCTTCTGCTGCTGGCTCTTTTCCTCTGTCAACTGCTTCTTGTCTGGGCTCTTGAATTTAGATTCACTGGATTGCtcctttgaagaagaagaagagcttttGGATTTGGGCTCAGTACTGGATTGCTTCTTTGAAGAAGAACTTCCAGATTTGGACTCAATAGTACTTGATTGCTTCTTGTCTGAGGTTTTGGATTTAGACTCGCCCGACTGCAACTTGCTGTCTTGGCTTTTGGATTTAGCTTCACTGGATTTCTTCTCTGTGAGCGTTTGGGATTTCTTGGTGACAATAAGTTGGGAAGTTTTGTTTTTGGGCAGAGAGGATTTGAGCAGATCTGAATTTTTCTTGAGGGAAGCTGAATTGGGTTTGGTGGAATTTGAGCTGCTTGAGGTGGAATTGAGCTTCTTGCGTTGGGTCTTGGTGAGGGTAATGGTTTCTGTGGATGTTCCTGCTGTCTTTTTGGTTGAATTCGTGGAAGGCTTGGGTGGTTTGATAAGTTTGGTTTGGCTTTTGGTGGATAGGTTGGGATTGGTCTTCTTCTTAGGCTTgtcttcttcatcctcctccaCCATCTCTAACATTTGCCTTCTACCCAGAAACCTTTTGCTTTGGGAATCAGTTTCTGATAAGGCACAAACTAGAACGctggagaagaggaaagaaacaAGGTAAAGAAGAAACAACTTTCTGAAGCTGAAATACTGAAGTGAAGCCATTTGGGAAATTGGGTTTTCTGTCCTTTAGATCTAATGGGATTCGCAGAGCTAATAGAATTGGATCTGGGTTTtcaagggagggagagagacagCAAAACAAAGCAGAGCATAGCATAACAGGGAAGCAAGAATGTAGAGAAGGTTTTATATATAAATCCAAAGTAAAGCCTGAAGGTGAGGTGATGGGTTGATTTAATGAGATGGAGATAAGGTAAATGGTGGGAGCAGACAAGGAGAAGCCGAGGAGGAGGTGGAGACTCTGACGCTGTTTAACCGGTCCCATAGCTGTAGCCATTCCTTCAATTTCTACTCAAGTCACTCACTGGTTCACAGTTTCACACTCCACAATCCACACTCCACACTCCACTCCACACTCCACACTCCACACCACACTCCACTGGACAATTAACAAAGAAGGAAATACTGTTCTTCTGGGTCCTTAATCCCATATTATGTAAAGTTAGAATAGTTACATTAATTAAGCTGGGCCCACCAGTTCGATTAATCTATTCGCTAATCACAGTGATGGGTTTCGAACTTTGGACCCTTTTGTTGACCTGAGCGTATAATGGGTACCAATCGTCTTCAAACTTTAGGAATCTAGAAGTAAGAATTTGGTTGCCAGCTGTGATTCTTGATTTCAGAATCTTTGAAACTCGGATGGGGTCCGATCCAGATTACGATAGGACCTGCCTGATCTTTTACAGAAATCAGGATTTAACCCAAGTTTGGACCGATTCTGAGTTCTGAGATCTGAATAGAAATTGGCCGGACCAATCCGATCTCGATTCCTGATTTCTAAACCGGGTCACCAAACCTgataaaattgatttttatttcccacccccccccctcaattCACAACAAAACGGGGAAGCTTCGTTTGTTTGACTAATTGAGTCTTGTGTTTCCCTATCAATTCGAGAATTTAAGTGAGATCTAGGGATCTCGACCGTCAGATATGAGTGTCATACATGATAATAGATATGTTGACTAATATGGAGCCAGAACTCCTATTAGAAGAATAGGAGAGCTTTGGACAGATTCTAAAGTCAAAACTTACAAAATAGGTTGTTGGGGCTCCATAAAGCCTAAAATCACCGGTAAATCACGGCGATGAGTCATTCCTAAGGGTCAAAGTCTTGGGTTTCAAAGAGCGGAATCGGTGTTgtacccctaaaccctagaaatgcaATATGACTGGAATTGGGATCAGGATCGGATTGGCCTTGGCCGATTTCAATCTAAATCAGTCAATCTGGGTTGATCAATCTCATGTTTTAAAATCCTAGTAGGTTGAATCAGATCAGAATCGGTTGGATCCAAGTCGACGCCAACCAATTTTGAATCAAAATCGTCGATGATAACCGATTCCACATCTTTGAAGTCATTCGTTCCGGAAGAGATCTCACCCTATGATGATGAATCTACTTCTGAATTCATCATGATTAAGGGACGGTTATGATTGAGACATAAAAAAGATGTGTGGCTTGGATTACGACATTAGGTGTCGGTAGAGAGTATGGCGGAGGGAATAGACTAGTAGGGGCCCATTAGGACTTTTCCTCCCGTCTACTAAAGGGGCCCATGAGGACCCAATCgggttaataaaaaataaagtgcCAAAAGTGACCCAAGCTTCTACGTACTTAACGGaacacaaaatccaaaaaaaaagggaggaaaaaaaacTAGCATCGGGAATTGTCTTCGTTGAACGCTTCTGGTAGATCTctagacttcttagtttgtttgttgtttttttttttttttaagagagagaATTGTTAATTACCATTTTTTATTGGGTAGAAATTGTTAGttaccacttttttttttttggtaagaattgaTGGTTACCACTTTACCAGCTCGGAATCGGTGATTATTAAATACTTTAGAGTTGAATCTGTACAGTGCTCGTGCTCCTCCTCTGATTGGaactcattagttttatttgCTTTCACTAAACTAATATTAAAGGTGAATTCAACTTTTCTATTTAAAGAAGTCCATCAAaaagctgtttttttttttttaaatttaaagaaaataataataaagccATCTACAAGAATCAGATCATCAATCTAGTGGATTTCTCTCGAGATAAAAGTGTTGGACTCAAGATTTTTGTTCATGGTATATATTGACTTGTATCGATCATTATCGATACCAATATTAATACGCTGTTATAGATTGATTGTATTGATCTGTATTAAGTTGatcacaataaaaaaaatatttttgatcATATTAGTCAATACATATTGGTGTCGTGTCAATATCCATCACTGTCGATTACGATATGAATCATTCAATATGATtgatacaataccaatacctaaatCCCGACCATCTCATTCTAGAGAAAATTTCCCATGATACCAtggatctttatcgcccccagtactgggggcgctGCTGTGTGCATCGTGCGGCACAGCAATGCCCATGTGCGCACGATGGGAcccactatgcacacatgggtgctgttgcaccgcacgatgcacaCAACagcgcccccagtactgggacgagaattttcctgatacCACTATACTATCGTCATTACATGTTGCTTTTTTTAGTAATCTCTCCGTTTATTGACCATGTGGGCCCTTGTGGATAGTACCATCGAGATTTCCCCCACATTGGCACTGTAAGGAATCCTCCGCCATTTTCATGTACATATGGATATCAAATACTATACTACAAGATCTTGTGTAAGCAGGATCCGCATTGGACGACAATCCTTTTAGTGAAGGAGCCAATATAATAGCTGAAAAATCCCTCCTTCTGAAGTCTAAGTCcttagaggaggaggaggaaacaATTCAAGTTCAATATAACGTCGGTGCCTTGCTGGTCGTCACTATCGATCATCACTGTACCTCTTTTAATTTGTGTGTCGACATAGGCACATGAAGCTACgtgaagaaaagagatagaTGATCGAGAAGCCATGCAAGATATAAAGGGTTCTACTTTGCAGCTCCATTTATtagtgatttaaaaaaaaaataaaattgagatATCATTGTCACAAAGGGAATGTTATATTTCAATCGAAAGGTTCTCTCATCCCCCCCCCTATGGAGAAAGGTTCTtggcattctctctctctctctctctgtgtctagCTCTTTCCTAACTACTTACATGAAATGTAAAATACTGTTTCATGGCACCTCATTGGTGTGATTCTTTATCGATCCCTATTCAAAACTATACACTCTTCCAATTCTGATCCGAAATAGACAATTTagattgaaaaaacaaaaaactagacAGCTCAGATCTATCTTGTAACTTCTCAAAACTTGATAAACATCTTGTTGCGTACACACAGTAACAATgacgcaaaaaaaaaaacaattattaaTGGTTTTAAAATTGGTCCCCACCCCATGTTCcctgttcttcttttctttgtggGAATTTAAGATGGACAAAAGATGGAGTGACCCTTTACATGTGGGTTTCCTGTCACCAGCAatattattttggttttctatttttgataCAATGATATATATAGTTCCTCTCACCTCAATTAATTTTATCCCAACTCAATTCCCACATGAGGTAGGATCCAatcatgttaaaaaaaaaaaaaaaagttccaatCTCTGGTCTCCATCTTCCATTAACAGCTTGAGATCTTACCACCAAACCAAGGGTTGCACCTCCATAACCATATAATTAAGATGGGAAGTTCTCTATATACTTACTTTTGCATTTATTCATTTGTGGGCTTTTCTGCAGATAGGGTGTGAATTGAAAGAGGTACTGAAGTGAGAAGTCCTTCTCTGTTTGTAATCCTTGCAAAGTACTTCCACACTCCAGTGTTGCCATTAATTCTTTTGTTAAGGGTATGCCTGCATGAGATCCCTTTCCTGCTCTAACAAAGTTAATTAATGGCTACTGGACAAACGAAGTGAATGAACTATAACTATGAACTGTACATCAAGATTAAAGCAGAGCAGTGGTCTGACTGGGTAATCAGGAATTTATTCGGATCAGTATGAACTTGAGTATGAACCCATATGGAGACATTTATTAGAAGCTCAGAACTGAATTCAAACATGAGCTTCCTAAAATGTTTTTCAGCTCCCAGGAATAATTTTGATGGTGGAGCTTTTTGGGAAATCGTGAATGTTGAGGGTTTATGTATTGTATTTTATAATTTGGGTTGTGAGTTGCCTTAGTAGAAAGCCCGTAGAGCTTTTTATAAGGTTGAGATTGCCAATCTGAGGAGGATTACTTTAGAGATTGTTTCTGCTCTTGCAAGGGGAGGAATTAGTAAGTTCTTTCCCCTATTAAGATGATTTTTCcccattttaattctttgttcATTCCCTTTCAAATATGCTTTGCTTGGATTGGACTTGTTAACTCTGATTATTTAAGTTTGAACTGTTATGTTTTTTGGGAGAATTAAGGTTTCCACAATGCCAGTGTGGGGAGGAATCTGCAAGCCACATTGCTGGTGAtgtggagaagagaaaataataaaaaacacatATATGAgggaaaatttttccttttcaaaattttaaatcaatGTTGGTTTCTATACTTTGTTTTCTCTCCCAATTGTTTGGTTTATTGGGCTTTTCGGGTTTCTTAATTCAGCCGATTGAGAAGTATTTGTATGGACTATAGAAACTAAGAGCTATAATTGGTGGCTAAGAGTATAGGTTtttgcaatttggatcctctactgccgtcGGCCCGTGTGGCTAGcatgcagcctcacacaggcagggcgtggaccccacccaggcagtggGTACATAGGGCAGTCATTTCGGCCCTACCTGTGATTGTCGCATGGGCaggcggcagtagaggatcctgATCCAAGTTTTTGCTTACAAACTTTTTAGCGGAAGAGGTTGGGAATTGGGATACCAATATTGTGAATTTTCAGTTGATAAACTTGGTAATTATtgttgaatttattttttatttatgtaaggGAAAAGGTTGGACACGTCATTAGGTGCTCAACATGTGTTATCGTCTCTCCTCCCCCTTAGGAATAGATCTTCTGTGTTCAGCATTGTGATTGGTGTATGCCTAAATTGGcggcatgcccaaccctctccctttatttAATGGGTATCATCCAGAATATTCTGACGGATGAATTGGAGAATGATTTGGTTGATACATGTTATCTTGTGTGTTGGGAGATTGAACTGCCTTTAAATATGTCACCTCGATTGGAAGGAATTATGGAGCCGGATTAGCtcaagtagaatctaataggtgTGGGGGCTCCAGCTCTAGATTTGAATAATTTATGCACTGCTCAAGCTATTTAATGTGAGGGAAAATCttggggaaaattacatgattagttatttttgggttttcatttacaaaattgtccACCCTaggtttgagttaacaaaaatagacaaaaacaagttaaggtttacaaaactagacaaaatagtgtctttccctcccacacttacttttttaaacatttttacccctgtcattgccttctcgcccaggcatcctctCTTCCCTGCAACCTTACCCTTGTCTCAGCCACcaccattctctgctaccccaggtaacagaggaaacaaaaaagagattttttcaaaggggaactatcgaggaaggaaggagagtcactgttttgtaaaactaaacttgtttttgtctatttttgttaactcaaatatagggtggacagttttgtaaatggaaacccaaaagtagctaatcatgtaatttttccaaaatcttattgtaatcaAAGTAGTGAATTAAGAAGTTGTAAGTttacttttcttcctttttaaaataataaagttTGTTTTTCTGTGAGggtaaatcctatcatttcatATAAATCAACTGATACAGCCGATTCGATACTTATTCCTTGAACCATGATCTATTGCGTCCATAACAAAATTTTAGTCTCACAGAGGAAGAAAGGGAGCTTGGATTCTTATAGATATAAACAAAAATATGAATTGGAAGGAACAACAGGACTGCGAGAACATTGACCAATGACTGGGCCGTTTGGAAAGTTAATAGAAAAAGGGTCGAATGGCTAACTCCAAAATTAAACCTTTCACTTTAAAGAACCTAAAACTTTAGCCTTAACTTATGGATAGAAGTGATGTAGgaagtttaattttatttcttctaaGGCCGATGAGGAATAAGTTATTTGGGATTatgtaaatcttttcaaaatttatattTATGGATGTAGAACAAATTTTAAACCTATTTatcaagtaaaattttttttgttatcttaggcatatactgtaagacaaagCGGATATACGAAATAGAGAAATACGTTATCGCACACCGATTGCAGAGTGAAACGAACAGGAAGGAAGAAGCACGGACaatcgagttgagtcgtatacagtaagatactttccttaaggatttagatgccccctcttctcggggttgaccttgcaccttaccctccaagataaatacaactcctaaacgtataggttgcgaACCTAATACAGTACCGGGATATCAAACGGCTATACGACCCTCTTAATACTTAAACAAAAATACGATTATCTGTCTGGAACGGACTGTGGCGGGGACAATACGTCTGCTTTTTCTATATATAAAGcaggcatgacatggtgtatatatatcTTTCGGaataccctttcatgaagggatacatccgtatgaatacggtgatatacgtacagggggtgtaccctttcatgaagggatcgaccgtatgtatacctccacgcacgggagggggtgtaactattcatatacgaatagacaagtgtggttcaaccgtatggatgaaccaaatcgagttttaaacaaaacattaaaactcctataaggttttgtccacacccacaccgaccccgacctcggcctcggcccggccggctcggctcggctcggcggcgcgcgcgattcaaaagcaccccaaggacccccacacactagagagtagggtgtcttcctctccaaaaggctcacaccttaaggaaacaatcctatatatatacccctcagtaactctcccacaaccaatgtgggactattcttgagctcaattctagcctcttgcacacaagagagtacaaccaatttcaaacaaaatagaggagggaaacaaaaaggagggaatgaaacaaaacacaattttgaaactttgacacacacttgaaaaagtgcttttgaaacaagtgctttgacccaaaagtgcttctataaaataataatacaacaattccccacaagtttcaaaatagtgatacatatcgagtgataagtatattagacatagtaggacacatcgttgcggtgtcttaggacttgaacctacactaggtcgaTGAACTACGCCACGAGTACGGTGAAGTcggacttcttgaacctttcctcatcggTGCAGCCGACTAGTTCTGACCACATCCTACTAGTCGACCGTTTGTGATATCCCTTTTATAAATATGGACATTTTTAAGCGGCCTTGTCCC
The sequence above is a segment of the Telopea speciosissima isolate NSW1024214 ecotype Mountain lineage chromosome 7, Tspe_v1, whole genome shotgun sequence genome. Coding sequences within it:
- the LOC122669112 gene encoding uncharacterized protein LOC122669112; this encodes MASLQYFSFRKLFLLYLVSFLFSSVLVCALSETDSQSKRFLGRRQMLEMVEEDEEDKPKKKTNPNLSTKSQTKLIKPPKPSTNSTKKTAGTSTETITLTKTQRKKLNSTSSSSNSTKPNSASLKKNSDLLKSSLPKNKTSQLIVTKKSQTLTEKKSSEAKSKSQDSKLQSGESKSKTSDKKQSSTIESKSGSSSSKKQSSTEPKSKSSSSSSKEQSSESKFKSPDKKQLTEEKSQQQKKSQKPTRPYWMDQDEDEDLVSEFRDLPSKFHQQLIPDLQRISTNSRAYLAKANKEITQGFKPLVGNKYAPTIASILSCIFIIVPLLLVSLIFNRIKAYFSLQKLLIFIQVYLSIYFTILSLSSLVTGLEPLKFFYATSQSSYVCLQVMQTLGYVLYLLLLLMYLVLVFSTENGLGMKLLGLGQTMVGLAVGLHYYATVFHRAVLHQPPKTNWKVHGIYAVCFLVICLFSNAERRKKAYLHDGGEEGKKS